The proteins below are encoded in one region of Mya arenaria isolate MELC-2E11 chromosome 15, ASM2691426v1:
- the LOC128219809 gene encoding uncharacterized protein LOC128219809 → MPSTSSFFDEARKEFSGLQQNYNIEDAASIEAAIQRIEQTLPAEASQHGTCYHCSEEKRVTDTSMLKRGQHITTPGGKTRKIRSRVPKFPFLYKHHAIITKVDVEDEHRVRLGTIHVNNKERHVTEKDVCYDLREDYVWIVNYKRVQRTYEDVAQAAEKQLANAEPNRYNAFKRNCEHFASCCVLGRDHSLQVDSIFSRATQTANKLQGPGGRLIARIVAKFTSEFLDEIALGVTASKCISGIVLGGTAVVTLLYSIVMTMYYRDLHKSSEMCPCCLRRKVLEVWLGFAVFASTSAATFCMLNLAIPLATVVTSGLTVVVILLSLYTQWEMPKIVRAIYSPFDIEGKRVITLEEIHLGEVVSFEYWFFKHYGIVTEKTSSGVKIVHYSTSHPFATRTIVEEKYALSHTPMMKYDCSHLERYTPEETVRRARMRINETKWGPVVNRSDQMCYWAKILQFQPTYGNAHSSLPVKMMLGTTHIHLASEIEVGDHAFLKNTDGIVCRKEDTTGSRTFGIHLVCCRLGKCTMRFFFGRPKRRLGDGSTIPSSVLQT, encoded by the coding sequence ATGCCAAGCACTTCTTCCTTTTTTGATGAAGCTAGAAAGGAATTTAGCGGTTTGcaacaaaattataatatagAAGATGCAGCCTCAATTGAGGCAGCTATTCAACGCATTGAACAAACTCTTCCCGCTGAAGCCTCCCAACATGGAACATGTTATCATTGCTCTGAAGAGAAGAGAGTGACTGATACTTCTATGCTAAAACGCGGACAGCACATAACAACTCCAGGAGGAAAGACACGCAAAATAAGAAGTCGGGTTCCAAAATTTCCTTTTCTGTACAAACACCATGCCATCATAACAAAGGTAGATGTCGAGGATGAGCATAGGGTCCGCTTAGgaacaatacatgtaaataacaaGGAGCGTCACGTTACGGAGAAAGATGTTTGCTATGACCTCCGGGAAGATTACGTATGGATTGTAAACTATAAGAGAGTGCAACGTACATATGAAGATGTCGCACAAGCAGCTGAAAAACAACTAGCGAATGCGGAGCCGAATAgatacaatgcatttaaaagaaattgtgaGCATTTCGCATCATGCTGTGTATTAGGAAGAGATCACAGCTTACAAGTGGATTCCATTTTTAGCAGAGCAACACAAACCGCAAACAAACTGCAGGGACCAGGCGGTCGTTTAATAGCCAGAATAGTAGCTAAATTCACTTCAGAGTTTCTGGACGAAATTGCCTTAGGAGTAACGGcttcaaaatgtatttctgGAATTGTCCTCGGAGGGACAGCTGTAGTAACGTTGCTGTACTCCATTGTTATGACAATGTACTACCGAGACTTGCATAAAAGCTCAGAAATGTGTCCTTGTTGTCTACGCAGGAAAGTGTTGGAGGTGTGGCTCGGTTTTGCGGTGTTCGCCTCAACATCTGCTGCTACTTTCTGCATGCTAAATCTAGCTATCCCTCTTGCTACAGTGGTAACCAGTGGACTTACTGTCGTTGTGATACTTCTGTCACTGTACACTCAGTGGGAAATGCCGAAGATCGTGCGGGCAATCTACAGTCCATTTGACATCGAGGGCAAACGAGTGATAACTCTTGAAGAGATACATCTCGGTGAAGTCGTGTCGTTTGAGTACTGGTTCTTCAAACATTATGGCATAGTAACAGAAAAAACATCTTCTGGGGTAAAAATTGTACATTATTCCACAAGTCATCCTTTTGCAACAAGAACAATTGTTGAAGAGAAGTACGCACTGTCACATACCCCCATGATGAAATATGACTGCAGCCATTTGGAAAGATATACTCCAGAAGAAACGGTTAGACGTGCAAGGATGAGAATAAACGAAACCAAATGGGGACCGGTGGTAAATAGATCAGATCAGATGTGCTACTGGGCAAAGATTCTACAGTTTCAACCTACTTACGGAAATGCCCACAGTAGTCTACCAGTCAAAATGATGCTAGGAACAACTCATATACATCTTGCAAGCGAAATTGAGGTCGGAGACCATGCATTTCTTAAGAATACTGATGGTATAGTATGTCGGAAAGAGGATACTACAGGATCAAGAACATTTGGCATACATTTGGTTTGTTGCAGACTTGGAAAGTGCACTATGCGTTTTTTTTTCGGTCGACCTAAACGTCGATTGGGTGACGGTTCAACAATACCATCAAGCGTTTTGCAGACCTAA